In the Thermococcus sp. MAR1 genome, one interval contains:
- the aspS gene encoding aspartate--tRNA(Asn) ligase, with protein MYRTHYSNQITEELNGQRVRIAGWVWEIKDLGGIKFLWIRDREGIVQVTAPKKKVEPELFKLIPKLNAEDVIAVEGVVNFTPKAKLGFEILPEKIEVLSRAESPLPLDPTGKVKAELDTRLDNRFMDIRRPEVMAIFKIRSSAFKAVRDFFHSEGFIEVHTPKIIATATEGGTELFPMKYFEKDAFLAQSPQLYKQIMMATGLDRVYEIAPIFRAEEHNTTRHLNEAWSIDAEMAFIENEEEVMGLLERLVAHTIEYVREHNAKELEVLGFELEEPRLPFPRVTYDRALEILADLGREIPWGEDIDTEGERLLGKYMLENENAPLYFIYQYPSEAKPFYIMKYENRPEISRSFDLEYRGIEITSGGQREHRVDVLVEQIREKGLNPESFEFYLKAFRYGMPPHGGFGLGAERLIKQMLDINNIREVILFPRDRRRLTP; from the coding sequence ATGTATCGGACGCACTACTCAAACCAGATTACCGAAGAACTGAACGGCCAGCGCGTTAGGATCGCCGGCTGGGTCTGGGAAATCAAGGATCTCGGTGGAATAAAGTTCCTCTGGATAAGGGACAGGGAAGGGATAGTCCAGGTAACAGCCCCCAAGAAGAAGGTTGAGCCCGAGCTGTTCAAGCTGATACCCAAGCTAAATGCCGAGGACGTTATAGCGGTCGAAGGCGTTGTGAACTTTACGCCAAAGGCAAAGCTGGGGTTTGAGATACTGCCAGAAAAGATAGAGGTGCTCAGCAGGGCCGAGAGCCCACTCCCGCTCGATCCGACCGGCAAGGTCAAGGCCGAACTTGACACGAGGCTCGACAACAGGTTCATGGACATCAGGAGGCCAGAGGTAATGGCCATATTCAAAATACGCTCGAGTGCTTTCAAGGCCGTTCGCGATTTCTTCCACAGCGAGGGCTTCATTGAGGTGCACACTCCCAAGATAATAGCCACCGCCACAGAGGGCGGAACCGAGCTCTTTCCAATGAAGTACTTCGAGAAGGATGCCTTTTTGGCCCAGTCACCCCAGCTCTACAAGCAGATAATGATGGCCACCGGTCTCGATAGAGTTTACGAGATAGCCCCCATATTCCGCGCCGAGGAGCACAACACCACGAGGCACCTCAACGAGGCTTGGAGCATCGACGCCGAGATGGCGTTCATAGAAAACGAGGAAGAGGTTATGGGACTCCTTGAGAGGCTCGTGGCTCATACCATCGAATACGTCCGCGAGCACAACGCGAAGGAGCTTGAAGTTCTTGGATTTGAACTTGAGGAGCCAAGGCTGCCCTTCCCGCGCGTCACCTACGACAGGGCCCTTGAGATACTCGCGGACCTCGGCAGGGAAATTCCCTGGGGCGAGGACATAGACACCGAGGGCGAGAGGCTACTCGGGAAGTATATGCTAGAGAACGAGAACGCGCCCCTCTATTTCATATACCAGTATCCCAGCGAGGCAAAGCCGTTCTACATAATGAAATATGAGAATAGGCCGGAGATAAGCCGCTCCTTCGACCTTGAATACAGGGGAATAGAGATAACGTCCGGCGGCCAGAGGGAGCACAGAGTTGACGTCCTCGTCGAGCAGATAAGGGAGAAGGGACTAAATCCAGAGAGCTTTGAGTTCTACCTCAAGGCCTTCCGCTACGGAATGCCCCCGCATGGCGGTTTCGGCCTCGGTGCGGAGAGGCTGATAAAGCAGATGCTCGACATTAACAACATCAGGGAAGTCATCCTGTTCCCAAGGGACAGGAGAAGACTAACACCGTAA
- a CDS encoding roadblock/LC7 domain-containing protein, whose product MFENVIADLLRVDGVKGVAIVSKDGLLIEAQASDRTIDAESTGAMVATIYGTSLNVSKEIFHEETIDMVTLESPKGKIITVEAGENAVLSVLTDPKVNLGLVRIYLKRNAQKVASML is encoded by the coding sequence ATGTTTGAGAACGTTATAGCCGATCTTTTAAGAGTTGATGGGGTTAAAGGTGTTGCCATAGTCAGCAAGGACGGTCTCCTCATCGAGGCTCAGGCCAGCGACAGGACTATAGATGCCGAAAGTACCGGCGCGATGGTTGCTACGATCTACGGTACATCGCTTAACGTTTCAAAGGAAATTTTCCACGAAGAGACTATAGACATGGTTACCCTTGAGTCTCCGAAGGGCAAGATAATAACGGTTGAAGCCGGTGAAAACGCTGTCCTTTCAGTTCTGACGGATCCAAAGGTCAACCTCGGTCTGGTCAGAATATACCTAAAGAGAAACGCTCAGAAAGTTGCCTCTATGCTTTGA
- a CDS encoding HD domain-containing protein yields MKLDEFITNEESLRLIERTREYARHFFEREGTHGFSHIERVLNLCMHIGREEGANLEVLALAALLHDIARPLESSGRVVDHAVEGARIARQYLRSLGYAEDKIEAVAHAIEAHRFSRGPEPRTLEAKILSDADKLDAIGAIGIARVFMYSGEHGRDVEASLRHFEEKILRLKDLMYTETARKMAEERHRFTEEFIERIRREIEGEI; encoded by the coding sequence ATGAAGCTCGATGAGTTCATAACCAATGAGGAAAGCCTCAGGCTCATAGAGAGAACCCGTGAATACGCGCGGCACTTCTTCGAGCGAGAGGGAACCCACGGCTTCAGCCACATCGAGAGGGTTCTGAACCTCTGCATGCACATCGGAAGGGAGGAAGGGGCGAACCTTGAGGTTCTGGCACTGGCGGCACTGCTCCACGACATAGCAAGACCTTTGGAAAGCTCCGGCAGGGTGGTGGACCACGCGGTCGAGGGGGCAAGGATAGCTCGGCAGTATCTCCGGAGTCTTGGCTACGCGGAGGATAAAATCGAGGCGGTTGCTCATGCCATAGAGGCACACCGTTTTTCCCGTGGTCCAGAGCCGCGAACCCTGGAGGCCAAGATACTCAGCGATGCAGACAAGCTCGATGCCATCGGAGCTATAGGCATCGCGAGGGTCTTCATGTACTCGGGTGAGCATGGGAGGGACGTAGAGGCCTCCCTTAGGCACTTCGAAGAGAAAATACTGAGGCTCAAGGACTTGATGTATACTGAAACAGCGAGAAAGATGGCCGAGGAGCGGCACCGCTTTACTGAGGAATTCATCGAGCGCATAAGGCGTGAGATAGAGGGCGAAATCTGA
- a CDS encoding DUF2226 domain-containing protein produces MSMLPGRFEEVIDFAGFEDISDVIKNIKEGYLKFSWRENDTIKTGYLLVIRGRVVGALLEDVLTGEALKGEDALKKISEVLSYKDKVKLVEIYKFSVGELLKADLELAAEMFEQSTSGMRITDLNELIKLLEGYNGRLIIDDGSFSWQLLIERGFVKAAQTFRGPSLRGDEALKALLNNLGHVLKTGGYQLSNLEWRYSEEEAVSQKDVLLRGLELVKEKYDFETQRY; encoded by the coding sequence ATGAGTATGCTTCCTGGAAGGTTTGAAGAGGTAATCGATTTTGCAGGATTTGAGGACATATCAGATGTCATTAAAAACATTAAAGAGGGATATCTGAAGTTTTCGTGGAGAGAAAACGATACTATAAAAACTGGGTACTTACTTGTCATACGAGGAAGGGTCGTTGGGGCCCTGTTAGAAGACGTCCTCACTGGTGAAGCACTAAAGGGGGAAGATGCACTTAAAAAAATCTCTGAGGTACTGTCTTATAAGGATAAGGTCAAGTTGGTGGAAATATATAAATTCTCAGTTGGGGAACTCCTTAAAGCAGATCTGGAATTAGCCGCCGAAATGTTTGAGCAGTCCACCAGTGGGATGAGGATTACCGATCTCAATGAACTAATTAAATTGCTTGAAGGATACAACGGGAGGCTAATAATTGACGATGGTTCTTTCTCATGGCAGTTACTAATAGAGAGAGGTTTCGTTAAAGCAGCTCAAACATTTAGAGGGCCTTCTTTAAGGGGAGATGAGGCTTTAAAGGCATTATTGAATAACTTGGGCCACGTTCTTAAAACTGGAGGATACCAACTCTCAAATCTGGAATGGAGATACTCTGAGGAAGAAGCTGTATCACAGAAGGACGTTCTACTAAGAGGACTAGAGCTCGTCAAAGAAAAATATGATTTCGAAACTCAAAGATATTGA
- the pth2 gene encoding peptidyl-tRNA hydrolase Pth2, with translation MFRYKQVIVARKDLKLSKGKFAVQVAHGAVTAALKAQKEKPEWFKAWFHEGQKKVVVKAENEGELFELKAHAEKLGIPAALIRDAGLTEIPPGTITVLAIGPAPEELVDKVTGHLKLV, from the coding sequence ATGTTCAGGTACAAGCAGGTCATAGTCGCGAGGAAGGATTTGAAGCTCAGCAAGGGCAAGTTTGCCGTCCAGGTTGCTCACGGAGCGGTTACCGCTGCACTGAAGGCCCAGAAGGAAAAACCAGAGTGGTTCAAGGCCTGGTTTCACGAGGGACAGAAGAAGGTAGTCGTCAAGGCCGAAAACGAGGGGGAGCTCTTCGAGCTGAAGGCCCATGCAGAGAAGCTCGGCATTCCCGCTGCGCTCATCAGGGATGCCGGCCTAACCGAAATTCCGCCGGGAACGATAACGGTTCTGGCTATTGGTCCGGCGCCGGAGGAGCTCGTTGACAAAGTTACTGGCCATCTGAAGCTGGTGTGA
- a CDS encoding KH domain-containing protein, with protein sequence MKAPICEVCLKTDDILCPADEKKLQDGVISELDVKVARLLYKLIGDVDMEFKKAVEAGDLIVIVVGEGDVPITIGKGGKNIKALMRELGKRIRVIEAVEVKGTDDVKKLATDLLYPAGVFGVNIVYKPGGGTYYKVLVLNRDRRKLPEKAEVLESILSQIAGEDVKINFI encoded by the coding sequence ATGAAGGCGCCAATCTGTGAGGTGTGTTTGAAGACCGACGATATTCTGTGTCCGGCCGACGAGAAAAAACTTCAGGATGGGGTTATTTCCGAGCTTGATGTTAAAGTCGCGAGACTCCTGTACAAGCTTATCGGCGACGTTGACATGGAGTTTAAGAAGGCCGTCGAAGCCGGTGACCTCATAGTCATCGTGGTTGGGGAGGGCGACGTCCCAATAACCATCGGCAAGGGCGGTAAGAACATTAAGGCCCTCATGAGGGAGCTCGGTAAGAGGATACGCGTCATCGAGGCGGTGGAAGTTAAGGGCACCGACGACGTTAAAAAGCTCGCCACGGACCTCCTCTACCCGGCAGGGGTCTTTGGTGTGAACATAGTCTACAAGCCCGGTGGAGGAACCTATTACAAGGTTCTTGTGCTCAACAGGGACAGGAGAAAGCTCCCCGAAAAGGCTGAGGTACTGGAGAGCATACTCTCCCAGATAGCCGGGGAGGACGTTAAGATAAACTTCATCTGA